The Bacteroidota bacterium genome window below encodes:
- a CDS encoding histidine kinase, whose product MQHKETKHFSLRWLLLFWLLGWAGSLFSQSPDHTQYSLDNGLASSIVYSAIQDKDGFIWFATESGVSRFDGTHFQNFTVGDGLVGNDVLRLYEDHKGRIWCLSFNPQICYFENGQIHNPKTDPWLDAVKARNFFPSLIEDGRGDLWLAADNGKLIQINADRKEVNDSVFPELLPGSLWGFFLDKDRLAVAVCNSFAHPLITGASSIPIQPPMPRWLAPRIGNISDQAVITAMANQATLFLNHSAYPLRLPPEFDKADILSVTLDREQNLWFGTRDGALMLSDFELHDTTIRYSKIRKFLPGRTITSILEDHEGNHWLTSLGEGVFFFSSIHAITYQPFPEIGNAFANKVFVDSRGEVWVGFDKNIYAKLTHGNMEIHQLPRGANGRGRMNDIFEDQGGNIFLATDESVVIIDRSGKTHYHQPYVKAIAQVPNGDYYVSHGWQVNRIKNCPPAQFEQAYALARSSHDHHMMTRATSLATTANGKLLLGTLHGLFEAENGILKQIEAVPAVPISHIKTVPSGRVWLSTLNSGIGFLENGKFHPVAPEPMNSDICHDITIDASGIVHIATNRGITRLEPLDAAGTTFRSRSFGKSYGLASDEVRSVATDNGKVYVATAKGLTVIDAAFLTGNQPAVRLHAKAFTASGKELSLNGETLQLQADDNQFSLLFTGISYRNANNVQYRYVLSKDNEVGEWNATSSRRLDFPYLSPGKYKLQLEAMIEGLPSTTDKIEFHFEVLPAFWETSLVRILVFLLLLGCVLMIFWLVLRRRKVQERKRAENNKRIAELEHKALRAQMNPHFIFNSLNSIERFYITDRMEEANTFIADFSELMRAILDLSAKPFILLSEELRLVELFLTLESHRMDHRFDFDIEVAPEIDPEATYVPPLILQPFVENSIWHGVSALENRKGNIKILVGNKAEGIQVTVRDNGIGRKKSAELQRKYRKKHTSSGIRITKERFELLNLDLEGKMNYQIEFHDLVNEDDIGIGTDVVISLPNAFNDTLQ is encoded by the coding sequence ATGCAACACAAAGAAACAAAGCACTTCAGCTTGCGTTGGCTATTGCTGTTTTGGTTGTTGGGATGGGCTGGCAGCCTGTTTTCCCAATCGCCCGACCATACGCAGTATTCCTTGGACAATGGTTTGGCGAGTTCGATTGTGTATTCTGCGATTCAGGACAAGGATGGTTTTATCTGGTTTGCCACCGAATCCGGTGTGAGTCGCTTTGACGGAACGCATTTCCAGAACTTCACCGTCGGCGATGGCCTCGTCGGCAATGACGTGCTGCGGCTGTACGAGGACCACAAAGGCCGGATATGGTGTCTTTCCTTCAATCCACAGATCTGCTATTTCGAGAATGGGCAAATCCACAATCCGAAAACAGATCCCTGGTTGGATGCGGTCAAGGCTCGCAACTTTTTCCCATCCTTGATTGAAGATGGCCGGGGCGACCTTTGGCTTGCCGCTGACAATGGAAAACTCATCCAAATCAATGCAGACCGCAAAGAAGTGAACGACTCGGTTTTTCCCGAATTGCTGCCTGGGAGTCTTTGGGGATTTTTTCTGGACAAAGACCGGCTGGCTGTCGCAGTCTGCAACTCCTTTGCCCATCCCTTGATCACAGGTGCTTCATCCATCCCGATCCAACCGCCCATGCCGCGTTGGCTTGCTCCCCGCATCGGCAATATCTCGGACCAAGCCGTGATCACTGCCATGGCCAACCAAGCCACCTTGTTTCTCAATCATTCAGCTTACCCGCTGCGACTTCCTCCTGAATTTGACAAAGCAGATATCTTGTCTGTAACGCTCGACCGTGAACAAAATCTCTGGTTTGGTACCCGTGACGGAGCGCTGATGCTGTCTGACTTCGAATTGCACGACACGACCATTCGCTACAGCAAGATCAGGAAATTTCTCCCGGGCCGCACGATTACTTCCATTTTGGAAGACCATGAAGGCAATCATTGGCTGACGTCCTTGGGCGAAGGCGTATTCTTCTTTTCCTCGATCCATGCGATTACCTATCAGCCTTTTCCCGAAATTGGAAATGCATTCGCCAACAAGGTCTTTGTCGATTCAAGAGGTGAGGTTTGGGTGGGATTTGACAAGAACATCTATGCCAAACTGACCCACGGAAACATGGAGATCCATCAGCTTCCGCGCGGCGCAAATGGGCGCGGACGCATGAACGATATCTTTGAGGATCAGGGCGGAAACATTTTCTTGGCTACCGATGAATCCGTGGTGATCATCGATCGGTCGGGCAAAACGCATTACCATCAGCCTTATGTCAAGGCCATTGCACAGGTGCCCAATGGGGACTATTATGTGAGCCATGGATGGCAAGTCAACCGCATCAAAAATTGCCCGCCTGCGCAATTTGAGCAGGCTTATGCACTTGCACGCAGCAGCCATGACCACCACATGATGACAAGGGCTACCTCATTGGCAACCACCGCCAATGGGAAATTGCTCTTGGGGACATTGCATGGACTTTTTGAGGCGGAAAATGGGATTCTCAAGCAAATTGAGGCGGTACCGGCAGTGCCGATTTCGCACATCAAAACAGTCCCAAGTGGTCGCGTCTGGCTCAGTACCCTCAACAGCGGAATTGGATTCCTTGAAAATGGGAAATTTCATCCGGTAGCACCGGAACCGATGAATTCAGATATCTGCCATGACATTACCATTGATGCATCCGGGATCGTGCACATAGCGACCAACCGGGGAATCACCCGCCTGGAGCCACTTGACGCTGCGGGAACTACTTTCAGAAGTCGCAGTTTTGGTAAAAGTTACGGCCTTGCCTCCGACGAGGTCAGGAGTGTCGCCACAGACAATGGCAAAGTATACGTGGCAACCGCCAAAGGGCTCACTGTCATCGATGCGGCGTTTCTCACCGGCAACCAACCAGCAGTGCGCCTGCATGCCAAGGCATTCACAGCCTCTGGAAAGGAACTTTCGTTGAATGGGGAAACGCTGCAACTTCAGGCGGATGACAATCAGTTTTCCTTGTTATTTACCGGAATCAGCTACCGCAACGCCAACAATGTCCAGTACCGTTATGTTTTGAGCAAGGACAATGAAGTCGGCGAATGGAATGCGACCTCGTCGCGGCGCTTGGACTTCCCCTATTTGAGTCCTGGCAAGTACAAATTACAGCTGGAGGCGATGATCGAAGGATTGCCCTCCACCACCGACAAAATTGAATTCCATTTCGAAGTGTTGCCGGCATTTTGGGAGACGAGCCTGGTCCGAATCCTCGTTTTTTTGCTACTGCTGGGCTGTGTGCTGATGATTTTCTGGCTTGTCTTGCGCAGACGCAAGGTGCAGGAACGCAAACGCGCCGAAAACAACAAACGCATAGCCGAACTGGAGCACAAGGCCTTGCGGGCACAGATGAATCCGCATTTCATCTTCAACAGTCTCAATTCCATCGAGCGCTTCTACATCACCGATCGCATGGAGGAAGCCAATACCTTCATTGCCGACTTCAGCGAATTGATGCGCGCCATCCTCGACCTGTCTGCCAAGCCATTTATTTTACTTTCGGAGGAATTGCGGCTCGTCGAATTGTTTCTGACCCTCGAATCGCATCGGATGGATCACCGTTTTGACTTCGACATCGAGGTTGCCCCCGAAATTGATCCGGAGGCAACCTATGTCCCGCCCCTGATCCTGCAGCCCTTTGTGGAAAATTCCATTTGGCATGGCGTGTCGGCCTTGGAAAACCG